The Kordia sp. SMS9 genome window below encodes:
- the leuB gene encoding 3-isopropylmalate dehydrogenase, translating to MNLHIAVLSGDGIGPEVTEQSIKILTAIAEKYKHKFTFENALVGAIAIDETGNPLPQKTLDLCLDADAVLFGAIGDPKYDNNPDAKVRPEQGLLALRKSLGLFANIRPVKAYDTLLDKSPLKKHIIQNTDIAIYRELTGGIYFGEKTLSEDGTSASDLCAYSKEEIERVAHLAFKAAQTRNNKLTLVDKANVLETSRLWRRVVTAMASQYPEVALDFLFVDNAAMQMVLKPSQFDVILTENMFGDIISDEASVIGGSIGLLASASVGEKFALFEPIHGSYPQATGKGIANPIASILSAAMLLDHFGLAEEAETVREAVERAIDLQICTPDLNANGGYSTQNVGTFIEEFIENVDALHINSGNIRVGQSTII from the coding sequence ATGAACTTACACATTGCAGTCCTTTCCGGCGATGGCATTGGTCCAGAAGTTACGGAACAATCCATAAAAATATTAACTGCGATTGCAGAAAAATACAAACACAAATTCACCTTTGAAAACGCCTTGGTTGGCGCGATCGCAATTGATGAAACAGGAAATCCTTTACCACAAAAAACGCTTGATCTATGTTTAGACGCAGATGCCGTTTTATTTGGTGCGATTGGCGATCCGAAATACGATAACAATCCAGATGCTAAAGTACGTCCCGAACAAGGATTGTTGGCGCTGCGCAAATCCTTAGGTTTGTTTGCCAACATTCGTCCTGTAAAAGCGTATGATACGTTGTTGGACAAATCGCCACTCAAAAAACACATCATTCAAAACACAGATATCGCTATTTATCGCGAATTGACGGGCGGAATTTATTTTGGGGAGAAAACGCTGAGCGAAGATGGCACAAGTGCTTCCGATTTGTGTGCGTACAGCAAGGAAGAAATTGAGCGCGTGGCACATTTAGCATTCAAAGCGGCACAAACCCGAAATAACAAATTAACGTTGGTAGACAAAGCCAATGTGTTGGAAACTTCACGTTTGTGGAGAAGAGTTGTGACAGCGATGGCTTCGCAATATCCAGAGGTGGCATTAGATTTCTTATTTGTGGACAATGCAGCCATGCAAATGGTGTTAAAGCCAAGTCAATTTGATGTGATTTTGACTGAAAATATGTTTGGCGACATTATTTCGGACGAAGCCAGCGTTATTGGTGGTTCTATTGGATTGTTGGCTTCTGCTTCGGTTGGGGAAAAATTTGCGTTGTTTGAGCCAATTCATGGTTCGTATCCACAAGCGACAGGAAAAGGCATTGCCAATCCGATTGCTTCTATCCTTTCGGCAGCGATGTTGCTAGATCATTTTGGATTAGCAGAAGAAGCAGAAACCGTTCGCGAAGCAGTGGAACGCGCTATTGATCTTCAAATTTGCACACCAGATTTAAACGCAAATGGAGGATATTCTACTCAAAACGTAGGAACATTTATTGAAGAATTTATTGAAAATGTAGATGCCTTGCATATCAATTCGGGCAATATCCGAGTTGGACAATCTACTATTATTTAG
- a CDS encoding hemolysin III family protein: MKPKKEAVYYSPLEEKLNIISHAIGVLLGIVALIFLVIHGVQNGTAVHVVSFTIYGASIIILYLASTLYHKATSPILRNRLRIFDHAAIYVLIAGTYTPYALVTLEGTIGWTIFGLAWGFAIVGITMKLFFTGKFDKLSTLMYVFMGWIIIFAINPLIANLSSEGLFWLFAGGIFYTVGAILYSIRQLPFNHAIFHVFVLAGSACHFVSVYAYVL, translated from the coding sequence TTGAAACCTAAAAAAGAAGCAGTTTATTATTCTCCGTTAGAAGAAAAACTTAATATCATTTCGCATGCTATTGGTGTTTTGTTAGGTATTGTTGCGTTGATCTTTTTAGTGATTCACGGCGTTCAAAATGGTACAGCAGTTCATGTTGTGAGTTTTACTATTTACGGCGCAAGTATTATTATCTTGTATCTTGCTTCTACGCTGTATCACAAAGCAACTAGTCCCATACTTCGAAATCGTCTCCGCATCTTTGATCATGCAGCCATTTACGTATTAATTGCAGGAACATACACGCCGTATGCACTTGTTACTTTGGAAGGAACAATTGGCTGGACTATTTTTGGACTCGCTTGGGGATTTGCCATTGTCGGAATTACCATGAAACTGTTCTTTACAGGAAAATTTGATAAGCTTTCCACCTTAATGTATGTGTTTATGGGTTGGATTATCATTTTTGCCATCAATCCTTTGATTGCGAATCTTTCGAGTGAAGGTTTATTTTGGTTGTTTGCAGGTGGCATTTTTTATACTGTTGGCGCTATTTTATATAGCATCCGACAGCTTCCTTTTAATCATGCCATTTTTCATGTCTTTGTGTTGGCGGGAAGTGCTTGCCATTTTGTTTCGGTGTATGCGTATGTGTTATAG
- a CDS encoding peptidoglycan DD-metalloendopeptidase family protein, with protein sequence MTATEFEHFLGDLGHGSLCVLDRNIAKSDYVPLDLSVTNNQLKTVDVSSAETLGTYINRHIAIKKGKIAFGGYLEKRGIYNRSDYFNDQNPETERTIHLGLDVWIEAETPIYAPLAGEVHSFQNNTNFGDYGPTIILKHHIQNVTFYTLYGHLSVASIENLQIGQPFQKGEKLATLGDAAVNGDYAPHLHFQIIKDLQNFSGDYPGVSSKKDLEFYKQNCPDPNLLLQL encoded by the coding sequence ATGACAGCTACGGAATTTGAACACTTTTTGGGTGATTTAGGACACGGATCTTTATGTGTGTTAGATCGAAACATTGCAAAGTCTGACTATGTTCCGTTAGATTTATCCGTGACGAACAATCAATTGAAAACCGTTGATGTGTCTTCTGCGGAAACATTAGGAACTTATATTAATCGTCATATTGCAATAAAAAAAGGAAAAATAGCATTTGGAGGTTATTTAGAAAAACGCGGTATTTACAACAGAAGCGACTATTTTAACGATCAAAATCCTGAAACCGAACGTACTATTCATCTTGGATTGGATGTATGGATTGAAGCAGAAACACCTATTTATGCTCCGTTAGCAGGTGAAGTACACAGTTTTCAAAACAATACCAATTTTGGTGATTACGGTCCAACGATTATTTTAAAGCACCACATTCAAAACGTTACTTTTTACACATTGTACGGACATTTGAGTGTGGCTTCTATTGAAAATTTACAGATTGGACAACCGTTTCAAAAAGGCGAGAAACTTGCAACTTTGGGCGATGCTGCTGTCAATGGAGATTATGCGCCACATTTACATTTTCAAATTATAAAAGACCTGCAAAATTTTTCAGGAGATTATCCTGGTGTTTCTTCAAAGAAAGACTTGGAATTTTACAAACAAAATTGTCCTGATCCGAATTTGTTATTGCAGTTGTAA
- the leuC gene encoding 3-isopropylmalate dehydratase large subunit: MKKTLFDKVWDTHVVDSIPNGPQILYIDKHLIHEVTSPQAFNELKRRNIPVFRPQQIVATADHNTPTVDQHLPVKDELSRNQLQQLQQNCDEHNIELYALGHQYNGIVHVMAPELGITQPGMTLVCGDSHTSTHGAFGAIAFGIGTSQVAQVFASQSLLLTKPKKMRITVNGKLQKNVLPKDVILYIISQLGTDSGTEHFIEFAGEVFENMSMEGRMTVCNMSIEMGARGGMIAPDETTFEYIKGKKFAPQGEAFDQKVAYWKTLKSDASAEFDKEYFFDASDISPMITFGTNPGMGISLNEHIPSKNDANLEKSLQYMNFKKGASLIGQQVNYVFIGSCTNSRIEDFRVAANYVKGKQKAPNINAWLVPGSQLVVQQIQEEGLDKIFEAAGFQLRQPGCSACLAMNDDKIPDGEYCVSTSNRNFEGRQGQGSRTLLASPLVAAATAIAGKIVDVNVPILEEV, translated from the coding sequence ATGAAAAAGACCTTATTTGATAAAGTGTGGGATACGCATGTGGTAGACAGCATTCCAAACGGACCACAAATATTATATATAGACAAACATTTAATTCATGAAGTAACGAGTCCGCAAGCGTTCAATGAATTAAAAAGAAGAAACATTCCTGTATTTAGACCACAACAAATTGTGGCTACTGCCGATCATAACACACCAACGGTAGATCAGCATTTGCCTGTAAAAGACGAATTGTCGCGAAACCAACTACAACAACTCCAACAAAACTGCGACGAACACAATATTGAACTCTATGCATTAGGACATCAATATAACGGAATTGTACACGTAATGGCGCCAGAATTGGGCATCACGCAACCAGGTATGACACTAGTTTGTGGAGACAGTCATACCTCAACACATGGTGCTTTTGGTGCTATTGCGTTTGGTATCGGAACGAGTCAAGTAGCACAAGTCTTTGCAAGTCAATCGTTATTACTAACGAAACCAAAAAAGATGCGCATTACCGTGAACGGAAAGTTGCAAAAAAACGTATTGCCAAAAGATGTCATCTTGTATATCATTTCGCAATTAGGAACCGATAGCGGAACGGAGCATTTTATAGAATTTGCTGGTGAAGTCTTTGAAAATATGTCTATGGAAGGACGTATGACGGTTTGCAACATGAGTATTGAAATGGGCGCACGTGGCGGAATGATTGCGCCAGACGAAACCACTTTTGAATATATAAAAGGAAAGAAATTTGCACCGCAAGGAGAAGCTTTTGATCAAAAAGTTGCCTATTGGAAAACGTTGAAGTCGGACGCTTCCGCAGAATTTGACAAAGAGTACTTTTTTGATGCATCAGACATTTCACCAATGATCACTTTTGGAACAAATCCAGGCATGGGAATTTCACTAAACGAACACATTCCATCGAAAAATGATGCCAATCTTGAAAAATCATTGCAATACATGAACTTTAAAAAAGGTGCGTCACTGATTGGACAACAAGTAAACTATGTCTTTATAGGAAGCTGTACCAATTCGCGCATTGAAGACTTTAGAGTTGCCGCGAATTACGTAAAAGGAAAACAAAAAGCACCAAATATCAATGCTTGGTTAGTGCCAGGTTCGCAATTGGTGGTACAACAAATACAAGAAGAAGGTTTGGATAAAATCTTTGAAGCAGCAGGTTTCCAACTGCGTCAACCAGGTTGTTCGGCGTGTTTGGCAATGAACGATGATAAAATTCCTGATGGCGAATACTGCGTTTCTACCTCCAATAGAAACTTTGAAGGTCGCCAAGGACAAGGTTCACGTACTTTATTGGCAAGTCCATTAGTAGCAGCAGCAACGGCCATTGCAGGAAAAATAGTAGATGTAAACGTTCCAATCTTAGAAGAAGTTTAA
- a CDS encoding uridine kinase, with amino-acid sequence MIQDTLSAKIIANKKVGGLTIVAICGAADLGKSYLSKKIIESLATQNLKANHLTLDSYLIDRKTRNAKGISGYHIQAYDLNEALHNLTALKNGQSIDFKPYLHKEGKKGHDSIKLNPAEILIFDGLHSMHSSFLPHIDISIFLYTKEDTLKQIRTAADLVKRNYTIAFSKKISESEFSSYKINIEPYKNKADHLLFLESKWNYDLINNY; translated from the coding sequence TTGATACAAGATACACTTTCCGCAAAGATTATAGCTAATAAAAAAGTTGGCGGGTTAACCATTGTTGCTATTTGTGGAGCTGCGGATTTGGGAAAATCATATCTATCAAAAAAGATTATTGAATCGTTAGCTACCCAAAATTTAAAGGCAAACCATTTAACTTTAGATTCATACCTAATAGATAGAAAAACTAGAAATGCAAAAGGTATAAGTGGTTATCATATTCAAGCTTATGATTTAAATGAAGCGTTACACAACTTAACAGCCTTAAAAAATGGACAGTCTATTGATTTTAAACCGTATCTACATAAAGAAGGTAAAAAGGGACATGATTCTATAAAATTGAATCCAGCCGAAATATTGATTTTTGACGGATTACATTCTATGCATTCATCTTTCTTACCACATATAGATATTAGTATATTTCTATATACAAAAGAAGACACTTTAAAACAAATACGAACAGCTGCTGATTTGGTAAAACGAAATTATACGATTGCGTTTTCTAAAAAAATATCTGAAAGTGAGTTTAGCTCATATAAAATCAATATTGAACCTTATAAGAACAAAGCAGATCATCTCTTGTTTTTAGAATCAAAATGGAATTATGATTTAATAAATAATTACTAA
- the serA gene encoding phosphoglycerate dehydrogenase: METVQKNYIFDFDSTLTSVEALDVLAEITLANNPKKDAIIDEIQEITNLGIDGEISFTESLERRIKLLNAHKSNLDELIARLRLQLSSSIESNKEFFEKFSEAIYVVSCGFKEFIDPIVKDYNIPADRVYANTFVFDVEGYITGFDADNVLSQHNGKIQCLRNMDLNGEIQVIGDGYSDYVTREAGVADKFFAFTENVAREKAVDNADHITPNLDEFLFVNKLPRNLSYPKNRIKILLLENIHSDAFDRLADDGFSVEILSHSLSEEDLIEKVKDIHVLGIRSKTQVTPKVIAAAKKLLAIGAFCIGTKQIDLETCKEHGIVVFNAPYSNTRSVVELAIGEIIMLMRSVFPRSTELHNGQWQKTAKGSREVRGKNLGIVGYGNIGKQLSVLAEAMGMKVFYHDIEDRLALGNAQKCRSLEELLAISDVVSLHVDDNAANKNFFGAEQFAQMKDGALLINLARGFVVDIDALKEALESKKIAGAAVDVYPVEPRANGAFDTALKGLENVILTPHVGGSTEEAQRDIADFVPNKIMAYVNSGNTVDAVNFPNIRLPRQTNAHRFLHIHKNVPGVMAKVNEVLATYELNVTGQYLSTDSKVGYVIVDVDKEYNKKVTSALKNITHTIKFRVLY; this comes from the coding sequence ATGGAAACAGTCCAAAAAAATTATATTTTTGACTTTGATAGTACACTAACCAGTGTAGAAGCGTTGGATGTATTGGCTGAAATTACCTTGGCTAATAATCCTAAAAAAGACGCGATTATTGACGAAATTCAAGAGATTACCAATTTGGGAATTGATGGTGAAATTTCGTTTACAGAATCGTTAGAACGACGCATCAAATTGTTGAACGCACACAAATCGAACTTAGACGAATTGATTGCAAGATTACGACTGCAATTGTCATCTTCCATCGAAAGTAATAAAGAGTTTTTTGAAAAATTTTCAGAAGCTATTTATGTGGTTTCCTGCGGATTTAAAGAATTTATTGATCCGATTGTGAAAGACTACAATATTCCTGCCGATCGTGTGTATGCCAATACGTTTGTGTTTGATGTGGAAGGCTATATTACAGGATTTGATGCAGATAATGTACTTTCACAACACAACGGGAAAATTCAGTGCTTGCGAAACATGGATTTAAACGGAGAAATCCAAGTCATTGGCGATGGTTACAGCGATTACGTAACGCGTGAAGCTGGTGTTGCCGATAAATTCTTTGCGTTTACTGAAAACGTAGCTCGTGAAAAAGCGGTGGACAATGCCGATCATATTACTCCAAATTTAGATGAATTTTTATTTGTAAATAAATTGCCTAGAAACTTATCCTATCCGAAAAATAGAATTAAAATATTATTGCTAGAAAACATTCACTCCGACGCGTTTGACCGTTTGGCTGATGATGGTTTTAGCGTTGAAATTCTATCGCACAGTCTTTCAGAAGAAGACCTAATCGAAAAAGTAAAAGACATTCATGTGTTGGGAATTCGTTCCAAAACACAAGTCACACCCAAAGTCATTGCCGCTGCAAAAAAATTACTGGCAATTGGCGCGTTCTGTATCGGAACCAAGCAAATTGACTTAGAAACCTGCAAAGAACACGGAATTGTCGTGTTTAATGCGCCGTACAGCAACACGCGTTCGGTGGTTGAATTGGCAATTGGCGAAATTATCATGTTGATGCGAAGTGTGTTTCCAAGAAGTACCGAATTGCATAATGGACAATGGCAAAAAACGGCAAAAGGATCACGAGAAGTTCGTGGAAAAAACTTGGGAATTGTTGGGTATGGAAATATTGGAAAGCAATTATCTGTATTAGCCGAAGCGATGGGAATGAAGGTTTTTTATCATGATATTGAAGATCGTCTCGCGCTTGGAAATGCGCAAAAGTGTCGTTCTTTAGAAGAATTATTAGCCATTTCTGATGTGGTTTCACTTCATGTAGATGACAATGCTGCGAATAAAAACTTTTTTGGTGCGGAACAATTTGCACAAATGAAAGATGGCGCGTTATTGATCAACTTGGCAAGAGGTTTTGTTGTAGATATTGATGCCTTAAAAGAAGCTTTGGAAAGTAAAAAAATTGCAGGTGCCGCTGTGGATGTATATCCTGTAGAACCAAGAGCGAACGGAGCGTTTGATACGGCATTGAAAGGATTAGAAAATGTAATTTTAACACCACATGTTGGTGGAAGTACCGAAGAAGCACAACGCGATATTGCGGATTTTGTTCCAAATAAAATTATGGCATATGTCAACTCTGGAAATACGGTAGATGCTGTCAATTTCCCAAATATTCGCTTGCCGCGACAAACCAATGCACATCGTTTCTTGCACATTCACAAAAACGTGCCTGGTGTGATGGCAAAAGTCAACGAAGTGTTGGCAACGTATGAATTAAACGTAACAGGACAATATTTATCAACTGATAGTAAAGTAGGGTATGTAATTGTGGATGTAGACAAAGAATACAACAAAAAAGTGACTTCTGCGTTGAAAAACATAACACATACGATTAAGTTTCGAGTACTATACTAG
- a CDS encoding class I SAM-dependent methyltransferase, with translation MSVHLLFSHKIRILFSIINHCHIFQLKLQPKNYLKYAIKPKKPPPMKAKYDLIGKGYNTTRKADPFLLDRLQYHLNPIHKGWYLDIGCGTGNYTSKLHTKETKFIGVDPSEKMLTEAQKNHPNIIWKKGTAEDIPIEDRSVEGVVGTLTLHHWNDLEKGFAELFRVMKNYTNMVFFTATPLQMKGYWLHHYFPKMMEASMQQMPSLEKITNAMNAAGFTDIFTERYFVQPDLKDHFLYIGKHKPTMYLDAAVRNGISSFSHLAHQDEVQQGLAQLENDVASGEIQNVIKKYENRNGDYLFLLSQKER, from the coding sequence ATGAGCGTACACTTACTTTTTTCACATAAAATACGTATCTTATTCAGCATAATCAACCATTGCCACATATTTCAATTGAAATTACAACCTAAAAATTACTTGAAATATGCTATCAAACCAAAAAAACCTCCACCAATGAAAGCCAAATATGATCTTATTGGAAAAGGATACAATACTACCCGAAAAGCAGATCCTTTCTTGTTAGACCGATTGCAGTACCATCTCAATCCAATCCACAAAGGTTGGTATTTAGATATTGGCTGCGGCACAGGGAATTATACTTCAAAATTGCATACGAAAGAAACGAAATTTATCGGTGTAGATCCTTCTGAAAAGATGTTGACCGAAGCGCAAAAAAATCATCCAAACATTATATGGAAAAAAGGAACCGCAGAAGATATTCCTATTGAAGATCGCAGCGTGGAAGGAGTTGTAGGCACTTTAACATTGCACCATTGGAATGATTTGGAAAAAGGCTTTGCTGAACTTTTTCGCGTAATGAAAAACTACACCAATATGGTTTTCTTCACCGCAACTCCTCTGCAAATGAAAGGCTATTGGCTGCATCATTATTTTCCAAAAATGATGGAAGCTTCCATGCAACAAATGCCGTCGCTAGAAAAAATTACCAACGCCATGAATGCAGCTGGTTTTACAGATATTTTTACGGAACGCTATTTTGTTCAGCCCGATTTAAAAGATCATTTTTTATACATAGGAAAACACAAACCAACGATGTATTTGGATGCTGCGGTTAGAAATGGAATTTCCTCTTTTTCACATTTGGCGCATCAAGATGAAGTGCAACAAGGATTGGCACAACTGGAAAACGATGTTGCTTCTGGAGAGATTCAAAACGTCATCAAAAAATACGAAAATCGCAATGGTGATTATTTATTTTTACTGAGTCAAAAGGAACGTTAA
- a CDS encoding VOC family protein, giving the protein MQPRVTIIGLGVENLETATAFYQEKFGWKLTNASNDNISFFQLNGVLLSLYPREKLAEDATVSPEGSGFKGFTLAYNTRTKEEVDEVFADLTSKGVKIVKQPEEVFWGGYSGYVADLDENLWEIAYNPFLELDADGNPLE; this is encoded by the coding sequence ATGCAACCACGAGTAACGATTATAGGATTAGGCGTAGAAAATTTAGAAACTGCCACTGCTTTTTACCAAGAAAAATTTGGGTGGAAATTGACAAATGCGAGTAACGATAACATTTCGTTTTTTCAGTTAAATGGTGTGTTACTTTCACTCTATCCAAGAGAGAAATTGGCAGAAGATGCAACCGTTAGTCCAGAAGGTTCCGGATTTAAAGGATTTACTTTAGCATACAACACACGCACGAAAGAAGAAGTAGACGAAGTTTTTGCCGATTTAACCAGCAAAGGCGTAAAAATAGTAAAGCAACCCGAAGAAGTTTTTTGGGGTGGATACAGTGGTTATGTTGCCGATTTGGATGAAAATCTTTGGGAAATCGCATACAATCCGTTTTTGGAATTGGACGCTGATGGCAATCCGTTGGAATGA
- a CDS encoding 2-isopropylmalate synthase, producing MSSNRVYIFDTTLRDGEQVPGCKLNTEEKLMIAAKLDILGVDVIEAGFPVSSPGDFQSVEAISKLVKNATVCGLTRAVENDIKVAAEALTYAKRPRIHTGIGTSESHMKYKFKATPEQIIERAVAAVKYAKSFVEDVEFYAEDAGRSDNEFLARVCEAVIKAGATVLNIPDTTGYCLPEEYGQKIKYLKENVTGIHKAILSCHCHNDLGLATANSIAGVMNGARQIECTINGIGERAGNTSLEEVTMILKQHPYLDLNTNINSKMLTEMSQLVSETMGMPVQPNKAIVGTNAFAHSSGIHQDGVIKNRETYEIMDPKDVGAETSSIVLTARSGRAALAYRAKNVGYNLTKRELDSVYCDFLNFADKHKEVTDTDIHHIVKMSTTAKRMYA from the coding sequence ATGAGTTCAAATCGAGTCTATATTTTTGATACAACTTTACGCGATGGAGAGCAAGTTCCAGGGTGCAAACTCAACACGGAAGAAAAGCTGATGATTGCTGCTAAATTAGACATTTTAGGAGTAGATGTAATTGAAGCAGGTTTCCCTGTATCAAGTCCAGGCGATTTCCAATCGGTAGAAGCAATTTCGAAACTAGTAAAAAATGCTACAGTTTGCGGATTAACCCGTGCTGTAGAAAATGATATAAAAGTTGCGGCAGAAGCACTAACATATGCAAAACGTCCAAGAATCCACACAGGAATTGGAACGTCTGAATCGCACATGAAATACAAATTCAAAGCTACGCCAGAACAAATTATTGAACGCGCGGTAGCTGCCGTAAAATATGCAAAATCTTTTGTGGAAGATGTAGAATTTTATGCAGAAGATGCAGGACGAAGCGACAATGAATTTTTGGCGCGCGTGTGCGAAGCGGTTATCAAAGCAGGAGCCACAGTTTTAAACATTCCAGATACAACTGGCTACTGTTTGCCAGAAGAATACGGGCAGAAAATAAAATACTTAAAAGAAAACGTTACCGGAATTCACAAAGCTATACTTTCTTGCCATTGTCATAACGATTTGGGATTGGCAACCGCAAACTCTATTGCAGGTGTAATGAATGGTGCGCGACAAATAGAATGTACCATCAATGGAATTGGCGAACGTGCAGGAAATACGTCGTTAGAAGAAGTAACGATGATCTTAAAACAACATCCGTATTTAGACTTAAACACCAACATCAACTCGAAAATGTTGACCGAAATGAGTCAATTAGTTTCTGAAACTATGGGCATGCCTGTGCAACCGAACAAAGCCATTGTAGGAACGAACGCGTTTGCGCACAGCTCAGGAATTCATCAAGATGGTGTTATTAAAAACAGAGAAACTTACGAAATCATGGATCCAAAAGATGTAGGCGCAGAAACGTCGTCGATTGTCTTAACGGCAAGAAGCGGACGTGCAGCATTGGCGTACAGAGCCAAAAATGTTGGGTACAATCTTACCAAACGCGAATTGGATTCTGTGTACTGTGATTTTTTAAATTTTGCAGACAAGCACAAAGAAGTAACCGATACCGATATTCATCATATTGTAAAAATGAGCACAACTGCGAAGCGCATGTACGCTTAA
- a CDS encoding leucine-rich repeat domain-containing protein — translation MKKFTFAFLFFCFSFTVFSQKPIAVKSIDRAIEETNKGNTVSLSLLDDTSEKFPKAFFKIPKDKLVGLVIDNCNYTAIPKKVSKYQKITYFRYSWFRSTDAPITSLPTFLFKLENLEFLIFESKLIGDISTQIKKLQNLKELSLYGTKLETFPMAVLTLENLKRLKLACNLFEEIPSEISKLKNLELLSFDGGGCGATPITKIPTSIGELSNLRSISFGYAEKGIGYLPSSFFKLKKLEYFGCFGCGLKGFPEEMGNLTNLKRIQMMNLNAFDVFPKSFFTLPNLTSLLFVVSGEEVTDALVKQKELLDYELEYKLDDYRVEIIKF, via the coding sequence ATGAAAAAATTTACCTTCGCTTTTTTATTTTTTTGCTTCTCCTTTACCGTGTTTTCTCAAAAACCAATTGCAGTAAAATCTATTGATCGTGCTATTGAAGAAACCAACAAGGGAAATACCGTTTCGCTCTCTTTATTAGATGATACTTCTGAGAAATTCCCCAAAGCTTTTTTTAAGATTCCCAAAGATAAATTGGTAGGTTTGGTGATAGATAATTGTAATTATACTGCGATTCCTAAGAAGGTTTCCAAGTATCAAAAAATCACATACTTTCGGTATTCTTGGTTTCGCTCAACAGATGCGCCCATAACAAGCTTGCCTACCTTTTTATTTAAGCTTGAAAATCTTGAATTTCTCATTTTCGAATCTAAACTTATTGGCGATATTTCTACGCAGATAAAAAAATTACAAAACTTAAAAGAATTGTCTTTATACGGTACAAAACTAGAAACGTTTCCGATGGCAGTTTTGACGTTGGAAAATTTAAAAAGACTCAAGTTAGCTTGTAACCTCTTTGAAGAGATTCCTAGTGAGATTTCCAAATTAAAAAATTTAGAACTTTTATCGTTTGACGGTGGTGGTTGTGGTGCGACTCCAATTACTAAAATTCCAACTTCCATAGGCGAATTGTCCAACCTGAGATCAATTAGTTTTGGGTATGCAGAAAAAGGAATTGGATACCTTCCTTCGTCGTTCTTTAAGCTTAAAAAGCTAGAATACTTTGGTTGTTTTGGTTGTGGTTTGAAAGGGTTTCCTGAAGAAATGGGAAATCTCACAAACTTGAAAAGGATTCAAATGATGAATTTAAATGCATTTGACGTATTTCCGAAAAGCTTCTTCACTTTGCCAAACCTTACTTCTTTATTATTTGTGGTTTCTGGAGAAGAAGTCACGGATGCACTCGTAAAACAAAAAGAACTTCTGGACTACGAATTGGAATATAAATTAGATGATTATAGGGTAGAAATAATTAAGTTTTAG
- the leuD gene encoding 3-isopropylmalate dehydratase small subunit: protein MSTFNTFSSTAYPLPEENVDTDQIIPARFLKATSRAGFGENLFRDWRYHKDGSINADFVLNKEKYTGSILVAGHNFGCGSSREHAAWALKDFGFNVIVSSFFADIFKGNALNNHVLPIPVTPEFLAKLLQAIQENPNTEIEVNLEAQTIAFEDEKASFDINPYKKMCLQKGYDDIDFLVSNLSKIEAFEQKHIY, encoded by the coding sequence ATGAGTACATTCAACACGTTCAGTTCAACAGCCTATCCGTTACCAGAAGAAAATGTAGATACGGATCAAATCATCCCTGCACGTTTTTTAAAAGCAACAAGCAGAGCAGGATTTGGCGAAAATTTATTTAGAGATTGGCGCTATCACAAAGATGGAAGCATCAACGCTGATTTCGTTTTAAACAAAGAAAAATATACAGGTTCTATCTTAGTTGCAGGACATAATTTTGGTTGCGGATCGAGTAGAGAACATGCCGCTTGGGCACTGAAAGATTTTGGTTTCAACGTGATCGTTTCTAGTTTCTTTGCAGATATTTTTAAAGGAAATGCTTTGAACAATCATGTATTGCCGATTCCTGTGACACCTGAGTTTCTAGCGAAGCTTTTACAAGCGATTCAAGAAAATCCAAACACCGAAATTGAAGTGAATTTAGAAGCACAAACCATTGCTTTTGAAGATGAAAAGGCTTCGTTTGACATCAATCCATATAAAAAAATGTGCTTGCAAAAAGGATACGACGACATTGACTTTTTAGTCAGTAACTTATCTAAAATAGAAGCATTTGAACAAAAACATATATACTAA